The Paenibacillus sp. genome includes a region encoding these proteins:
- a CDS encoding MFS transporter — MFFSQKFVYFRLRLFMFFMFGPIALFLPYLPLYLQQSGFSPSEIGVLLTIGPVAAAVSNPFWGYVSDRLQNVKLVLLVLMFGSLLSSQVLYNVGPFWGVFAAMIVFYLFNTAIMPINTSQIFQTIEGTEQRFGSFRIWGSIGYAVIVLASGPILEAVGIGSVGWVYGAAMAIAILCGFLLHRPAAKARRRAGGITFRDSVRSSLRGPFALFLAAALLIGIPNSVHALYMSLFLEELGGSPTSIGWSMFAAAVLEVPLFLLLDRWSKPNEQSMLKLLLFAAVVYAVRWALMSVAATPLHVVLIQILHSFSFGFFIYTAAQMVEFLADRDYRASGQTMYALVQGSLSMAIAGVIGGALYEAVGPRMLYMGCSFLSIAGLAVMYALRLSLDKKTPGPSA, encoded by the coding sequence ATGTTTTTCTCCCAAAAATTCGTCTATTTCCGGCTTCGCCTATTCATGTTTTTCATGTTCGGACCGATCGCCTTGTTTCTGCCGTATTTGCCCCTATATTTGCAGCAAAGCGGCTTTTCGCCCTCCGAAATCGGGGTGCTGCTGACGATCGGTCCGGTGGCGGCCGCCGTGTCCAACCCGTTCTGGGGATACGTCAGCGATCGGCTGCAGAACGTCAAGCTCGTGCTGCTCGTGCTCATGTTCGGCTCCCTCTTGTCCAGCCAGGTGCTGTACAACGTCGGGCCGTTCTGGGGCGTGTTCGCGGCGATGATCGTGTTTTATCTTTTCAACACGGCCATCATGCCGATCAACACGTCCCAAATTTTCCAGACGATCGAAGGCACGGAGCAGCGGTTCGGCTCGTTCCGCATCTGGGGGTCGATCGGGTACGCCGTCATCGTGCTCGCGTCCGGACCGATTCTCGAAGCGGTCGGCATCGGAAGCGTCGGATGGGTGTACGGCGCCGCCATGGCGATCGCCATATTATGCGGGTTTCTGCTGCATCGGCCGGCCGCCAAAGCGAGAAGGAGAGCCGGCGGCATCACGTTCCGCGACTCGGTACGCTCATCGCTCCGAGGGCCGTTCGCGCTGTTCCTCGCGGCGGCGCTGCTCATCGGCATCCCGAACTCCGTCCATGCGCTGTATATGTCGCTGTTTCTCGAGGAGCTCGGCGGCAGCCCGACCAGCATCGGCTGGTCGATGTTCGCGGCCGCGGTGCTCGAAGTCCCGCTGTTTTTGCTGCTCGACCGCTGGTCGAAACCGAACGAGCAGTCCATGCTGAAGCTGCTGCTGTTCGCCGCCGTCGTCTACGCGGTCCGCTGGGCGTTGATGAGCGTCGCGGCGACTCCGCTGCACGTCGTGTTGATTCAAATCCTGCACAGCTTTTCGTTCGGCTTCTTCATCTATACCGCCGCGCAGATGGTCGAATTTTTGGCCGACCGCGATTATCGGGCCAGCGGGCAAACGATGTACGCGCTCGTGCAAGGCTCGCTGTCGATGGCGATCGCCGGCGTGATCGGCGGCGCGCTGTACGAGGCGGTCGGACCGAGAATGCTATACATGGGCTGCTCCTTCCTCTCGATCGCGGGCCTCGCGGTCATGTATGCGCTGCGTCTCTCCTTGGACAAAAAAACTCCCGGACCTTCGGCTTAG